The Niastella koreensis GR20-10 genome includes a window with the following:
- a CDS encoding tail fiber protein, with protein MKKKALQFAIGLLIISNGAFAQAWNGNDLNVDTYRFGNVGIGTTTPRAGLSLGAGNVGKRLLVYDNPATNVQSGFGIDMSNTGGRELTIFHPSNDGVSGKISFGRILESTGAYTETMRITGDGKVGIGTTNPGSFQLAVEGKIAAREILVTSSNNFPDYVFDSKYKLRNLSSLENYINQNKHLPNVPSAADVEKNGGIELGEMNRKLLEKVEELSLYIIEINKKVEKLEKENKAVKKRLMKNKN; from the coding sequence ATGAAGAAAAAAGCTTTACAATTTGCTATTGGCTTACTAATTATTTCTAATGGCGCATTTGCGCAAGCATGGAACGGAAATGATCTCAATGTTGATACCTATAGGTTTGGAAATGTGGGCATTGGTACTACAACCCCAAGGGCGGGATTGAGTCTGGGTGCTGGTAATGTTGGTAAAAGACTGCTGGTTTATGATAATCCTGCCACTAATGTTCAATCGGGTTTTGGAATAGATATGTCTAATACAGGAGGTCGGGAGTTGACAATTTTTCATCCTTCCAATGACGGTGTAAGTGGTAAAATTTCTTTCGGGAGGATTTTGGAAAGCACAGGAGCGTACACTGAAACGATGCGAATAACCGGAGACGGTAAAGTTGGGATTGGTACTACCAACCCTGGTTCATTTCAACTGGCTGTTGAAGGTAAAATTGCCGCCCGTGAAATTCTGGTTACGTCAAGTAATAATTTCCCCGATTATGTATTTGATTCAAAATACAAATTGAGAAATCTTTCCAGCCTGGAGAATTACATCAATCAAAACAAACATTTACCAAATGTGCCTTCTGCAGCTGACGTAGAAAAGAATGGCGGCATCGAACTAGGCGAAATGAACAGGAAGCTGTTGGAAAAAGTAGAAGAATTGTCACTTTATATTATTGAGATCAATAAAAAAGTAGAAAAACTGGAAAAAGAGAACAAAGCTGTAAAAAAACGTTTGATGAAGAATAAAAACTAG